In the genome of Vicia villosa cultivar HV-30 ecotype Madison, WI linkage group LG7, Vvil1.0, whole genome shotgun sequence, one region contains:
- the LOC131615680 gene encoding leucine-rich repeat receptor-like serine/threonine-protein kinase RGI4 yields the protein MSANSKNLSLFLLLINFLFFSCCNSLLDEQGQALLAWKKSLNTNSDALPSWNVSNKTPCNWFGVKCNLQGEVEEISLKSLNLQGSSLPSNFQPLKSLKVLVLSSMNITGRIPKEFGDYQELVFIDLSENSLFGEIPEEICRLSKLQSLALHANSLEENIPFDIGNLSSLVNLTLFDNKLSGEIPKSIGLLTKLQVFRAGGNKNLNGELPSEIGNCTDLVVLGLAETSISGSIPSSIGMLKKLQTIAIYTTKLSGSIPEEIGNCSELQNLYLYENSISGSIPRQIGELGKLQSLLLWQNKIVGTIPEELGRCKDLSVIDLSENLLTGSIPISFGKLSNLQALQLSVNRLSGIIPPEISNCASLSQLEVDNNAISGEIPSVIGKLRSLTLFFAWKNKLTGKIPNSLSECENLQALDLSYNRLTGTIPKELFVLKNLTQLMLLSNDLEGFIPPDIGNCTSLRRLRLNRNRLVGIIPSEIANLKSLNFLDLNNNHLVGEIPSTISRCRNLEFIDLSHNKLSGNLDAVSNLQSLVSLNVSFNKFSGELPNTPFFRKLPLSDLTGNSISKAKDDTKLAMMIILFILLSTSAVLALFLIHVAIRAYIANNINNSWVMTLYNDHFFSADDDVVKNLKPSNVIDTGSSGVSYKVKTPKGQIIAVKKTLPSTDSEALMSEIDMLCSIKHKNITRLLGWGLNLLNNKDMMLQFYEYLPSLSSVLHGSEKGKLEWDTRYEIILGVAQALTYLHHDCVPSMLHADVKATNVLLGPGYHPYLTCFGLVKIASEKVDDAKSNPVQRPTYTSSSYGYIDPELDSMQKINEKTDVYSFGVVILEVLTGKHPLDPSLPEGVHLVQWVKSHLASKRDPFEILDSNLRGSTKPTTMHEILQTLAVSILCVNTKAHERPTMKDTLAMLNQFRYFV from the exons ATGTCTGCAAACTCTAAGAATCTGTCACTTTTCCTTCTcttaataaactttcttttcttttcatgttGTAACTCTCTTCTTGATGAACAAGGTCAAGCTCTTCTAGCATGGAAGAAGAGTTTAAACACGAATTCAGACGCATTACCGTCTTGGAATGTTTCGAACAAAACTCCGTGCAACTGGTTCGGTGTGAAGTGCAATTTACAAGGAGAGGTAGAGGAGATAAGCCTGAAGTCATTGAACTTGCAAGGCTCGTCATTGCCTTCGAATTTTCAGCCTCTCAAGTCCTTGAAGGTTCTTGTCCTCTCGTCGATGAACATCACGGGAAGGATTCCGAAGGAATTTGGAGACTATCAAGAGCTTGTTTTCATTGATCTTAGTGAAAATTCTCTCTTTGGTGAAATCCCAGAAGAAATTTGCAGGCTAAGCAAGCTTCAAAGCTTAGCTCTTCATGCAAACTCTCTGGAAGAAAATATTCCTTTCGATATAGGAAATTTATCGAGTCTCGTGAACTTGACACTCTTTGATAATAAACTCAGTGGCGAAATTCCAAAGAGTATTGGCTTGTTAACTAAGCTTCAAGTATTCAGAGCAGGAGGGAATAAAAACCTCAACGGTGAGCTTCCATCGGAGATCGGAAACTGCACTGACTTGGTCGTATTAGGCCTTGCGGAAACCAGCATTTCCGGTAGTATTCCTTCCTCAATAGGAATGCTGAAAAAATTACAGACCATAGCCATTTACACAACTAAGCTATCAGGCTCTATACCAGAAGAGATAGGAAATTGCAGTGAGTTGCAGAATCTCTATTTGTACGAAAACTCAATTTCCGGTTCAATTCCACGTCAAATCGGAGAGCTAGGAAAGCTTCAGAGTCTACTTTTATGGCAAAACAAGATAGTAGGGACGATTCCCGAAGAGCTTGGAAGATGCAAAGATCTCAGTGTCATAGATTTGTCAGAAAATCTTCTCACAGGTAGCATTCCAATCAGTTTTGGAAAGCTATCGAATCTTCAAGCACTTCAGCTGAGTGTTAATCGGTTGTCCGGTATTATACCACCCGAGATTTCAAACTGCGCGTCTCTGTCGCAGCTTGAAGTTGACAACAATGCTATTTCTGGTGAGATTCCTTCTGTTATTGGAAAATTGAGAAGCTTGACACTTTTCTTTGCATGGAAGAATAAGCTAACAGGAAAAATTCCGAATAGTCTTTCCGAGTGCGAAAATCTTCAAGCACTTGATCTATCATACAACCGCTTAACCGGTACAATACCGAAAGAACTATTTGTGTTGAAAAATCTAACTCAACTTATGCTTCTTTCCAATGATTTGGAAGGATTCATACCACCTGATATCGGTAACTGCACGAGTCTTCGCAGGTTGAGGCTAAATCGGAATAGACTTGTTGGTATTATTCCATCTGAGATTGCGAATTTGaagagtttgaattttttggactTGAACAACAATCATCTTGTAGGGGAGATTCCTTCAACAATATCAAGATGTCGGAATCTTGAGTTTATTGATCTCTCACACAACAAGCTCTCGGGGAATTTAGATGCTGTATCTAATCTTCAGAGTCTTGTTTCTTTGAATGTTTCCTTCAACAAATTCTCGGGTGAATTGCCTAACACGCCATTCTTCAGAAAACTCCCTCTCAGTGATCTCACTGGAAATAGCATATCAAAAGCCAAAGATGATACCAAATTAGCTATGATGATTATATTGTTCATTTTGTTAAGCACAAGTGCAGTACTTGCACTTTTCCTAATCCACGTCGCGATTCGTGCTTATATTGCTAACAATATAAATAACAGTTGGGTGATGACTTTGTACAACGACCATTTTTTCTCTGCCGACGACGACGTTGTCAAGAATTTAAAACCATCCAACGTGATTGACACCGGAAGCTCTGGAGTTTCGTACAAGGTGAAAACTCCAAAAGGCCAAATTATAGCAGTTAAAAAGACGTTGCCATCAACAGATTCTGAAGCACTTATGTCGGAAATTGATATGCTATGTTCAATCAAACACAAGAATATCACCAGGCTTCTTGGTTGGGGATTGAATCTTCTGAATAATAAGGATATGATGCTGCAGTTTTATGAATACCTCCCTAGTTTGAGCTCAGTGCTTCATGGTTCAGAAAAGGGAAAGTTAGAATGGGATACCAGATATGAAATCATCTTAGGTGTGGCTCAAGCACTTACCTATTTGCACCATGATTGTGTGCCTTCTATGCTGCATGCAGATGTCAAAGCAACAAATGTGCTATTAGGCCCTGGATATCATCCTTACCTTACTTGCTTTGGCCTTGTAAAAATCGCAAGTGAGAAAGTCGATGATGCTAAATCCAATCCAGTTCAAAGACCTACCTACACAAGCAGCTCCTATGGATACATAGATCCTG AGCTCGACTCAATGCAGAAGATCAATGAGAAAACCGACGTGTACAGTTTCGGCGTGGTGATACTCGAGGTACTGACAGGAAAGCATCCATTAGATCCAAGTCTGCCAGAAGGAGTACACTTGGTTCAATGGGTTAAGAGTCACTTGGCTAGCAAAAGAGATCCATTTGAAATTCTCGACTCAAATCTGAGAGGAAGTACTAAACCTACTACTATGCATGAAATACTACAAACTCTAGCTGTGTCGATTTTGTGTGTCAATACGAAAGCTCATGAACGTCCAACAATGAAGGATACTCTCGCAATGCTAAACCAATTTCgatattttgtttag
- the LOC131615681 gene encoding large ribosomal subunit protein uL24z-like, with translation MKFNPRVSSSRRKSRKAHFTAPSSVRRVLMSAPLSGDLRSKYNVRSLPVRKDDEVQVVRGTFKGREGKIVQVYRKKWVIHIERITREKVNGSTVNVGLDPSKVVITKLRLDKDRKSLIDRKAKGRAAADKEKGTKFAPEDIMQTID, from the coding sequence atgAAGTTCAATCCAAGGGTTTCCAGCAGCCGCCGCAAGAGCCGTAAAGCTCACTTCACCGCCCCATCAAGCGTCCGCCGTGTCCTAATGAGCGCCCCTCTCTCCGGCGACCTCCGATCCAAATACAACGTCCGCTCCTTACCTGTTCGCAAGGACGACGAGGTTCAGGTGGTTAGAGGAACATTCAAAGGCCGTGAAGGTAAGATCGTTCAGGTTTATCGCAAGAAGTGGGTGATTCACATCGAGCGCATAACTCGTGAGAAAGTTAACGGTTCAACTGTTAACGTTGGGTTGGATCCTTCGAAGGTGGTTATCACGAAACTCCGTTTGGATAAGGATCGGAAGAGTTTGATTGATAGGAAGGCGAAGGGGCGCGCTGCTGCTGATAAGGAAAAGGGAACTAAGTTTGCTCCTGAAGATATCATGCAGACTATtgattag